Sequence from the Pararhizobium gei genome:
GGCATTGCATTCGGGGTGGAGTCCGTGCGCCGCGCCGTCGTCTTTCATCCGATGGCGATCGCCGGGGCGGGTCTCCTGCTATCGACCTTGTCCGGACTGCTGTCTATGCTCTTCCATGTTCCCTTCATGTCGGGATTGTGGGTCTATCCCGTCGTGCTCGGCGTCGAGGTTCCTCTGTCGAGTGTCATGAGCTTCGATATCGGCGTCTACCTCACCGTCGTCGGTGCCGTCACCTCGGTGGCGCTGACCCTGGAAGAGCGGGGGGAGGACTGATGGAACCGGTATTTGCTTTGTTGACCGGGATATTTTTCACGGTCGCCATCTATCTGCTGCTGTCGAAGATGATCATCCGCATGCTGCTCGGCGTCGCCATCCTCGGCAATGCCGTCAATCTTCTTTTGTTTACCAGCGGCCGCATCCTGCGCGAGGTGCCGCCGGTGATCGGTGCCGGGCTCGATGTGCCGGCCGGGCCGGTCGCCAATCCGCTGCCGCAGGCGCTGATCCTGACGGCAATCGTCATTTCCTTCGCGTTCTTCGCTTTCCTGCTGGTCTTGTCCTGGCGCGCCTATGGCACGTTGAAAACCGACAATACCGATGAGATGCGTGTCGCCGAGCCGGACGACGCGACGCCGCCGCCGATGGGGTACTGACGGATGGCGTCGCCTTCGACTTCCGTTGATCTATCCGCAGCACTGGTTCTCGAGCCGGTCGCAGCCCTCGACTGGCTGGTGATCCTGCCGGTCGCCTGGTGCATTGCCATCGGCGCGATCCTGATGATGATCCGCTCGAAGACCCGGCTGCACGCGCCGATCGCCATTGCGGCCCTGTGCGGTCTCGCGGGGCTCGATGCCGGCTTGCTGTGGCATGTCTCGCAATCGGGACCGGTGACCATGGTCATGGGCCGCTGGCTGCCGCCCTTCGGCATCGCCTTCACGGTCGATCTCACAGGCGCGCTCTTTGCCCTGACGGCGTCCATCGTCGCCATTGCCGCGGCCGTCGCAGCGGCCGGCGAGATCGATGCGAGCGGCCGCCGCTACGGCTTTTACCCCTTTCTCATGCTTTTGATGGCGGGCGTCAGCGGCGCCTTCCTGACCGGCGACATCTTCAACCTCTATGTCTGGTTCGAGGTGCTGCTGATCTCGTCCTTCGGACTTCTTGTCCTGGGCTCGGAACGCCAGCAGATCGACGGCGCGGTCAAATATGGCTTCCTCAATCTCGTCGCCACCACGCTGTTCCTGGTCGCCACCGGCTATCTCTACGGAATTTTCGGCACGCTCAACATGGCCGATATCGCCGCCAAGGCGCCGGCGCTTGCGGGCAGGGCGCCGCTGGTCACGCTGGTGGCGCTCTTCCTGTTCGCCTTTGCCATGAAGGCGGCCGCATTTCCGGTGAATTTCTGGCTGCCCGCCTCCTACCACACGCCGCGCATCGTCGTCTCCGCCCTGTTTGCCGGGTTGCTGACCAAGGTCGGGATCTACGCGCTGATCCGCACCGGCGTCATGCTGTTTCCAGTCCAAAGGCAGGAACTGGGTGCCGTCATGGCACTGGTGGCGATCCTGACCATGCTCAGCGGCGCGCTCGGCGCGCTGGCACAGGCTGATATCCGCCGCATCTTC
This genomic interval carries:
- a CDS encoding Na(+)/H(+) antiporter subunit B, giving the protein MRSLILRTAAPSIVAVMLLFSIFVLLRGHNEPGGGFIGGLIAVAALSIQGIAFGVESVRRAVVFHPMAIAGAGLLLSTLSGLLSMLFHVPFMSGLWVYPVVLGVEVPLSSVMSFDIGVYLTVVGAVTSVALTLEERGED
- a CDS encoding Na+/H+ antiporter subunit C; amino-acid sequence: MEPVFALLTGIFFTVAIYLLLSKMIIRMLLGVAILGNAVNLLLFTSGRILREVPPVIGAGLDVPAGPVANPLPQALILTAIVISFAFFAFLLVLSWRAYGTLKTDNTDEMRVAEPDDATPPPMGY
- a CDS encoding Na+/H+ antiporter subunit D; protein product: MASPSTSVDLSAALVLEPVAALDWLVILPVAWCIAIGAILMMIRSKTRLHAPIAIAALCGLAGLDAGLLWHVSQSGPVTMVMGRWLPPFGIAFTVDLTGALFALTASIVAIAAAVAAAGEIDASGRRYGFYPFLMLLMAGVSGAFLTGDIFNLYVWFEVLLISSFGLLVLGSERQQIDGAVKYGFLNLVATTLFLVATGYLYGIFGTLNMADIAAKAPALAGRAPLVTLVALFLFAFAMKAAAFPVNFWLPASYHTPRIVVSALFAGLLTKVGIYALIRTGVMLFPVQRQELGAVMALVAILTMLSGALGALAQADIRRIFGYLVISGIGSMLAGIAIGGADGIGGVIFYALHSMVVMTALYLAAGFAARLGGSVSLHALGGLYTRHGLFAGLSLVLFFSVSGLPPFSGFWPKVMLVKAALDSGAGWLAGALLLTGFLTMIATGRLFLLAYWRPAPAQASPLMPLPWTDLLPLAMLTALSVVIGLFPESLLSLVQAAAQTLIAPSAYLQSVFPAGSAP